One genomic segment of Ricinus communis isolate WT05 ecotype wild-type chromosome 5, ASM1957865v1, whole genome shotgun sequence includes these proteins:
- the LOC8288826 gene encoding N6-adenosine-methyltransferase MT-A70-like, which translates to METQSDGTFNSSDDTSSVSTIKTLRSRLESRIETQHNSQLDLIASLRSLVPNIVSSLDVSLQIVSSFNYKPFTPTPPLPNPTKTAIEITNPPQNPSSPQIGIHSKPESSNIDTKKPKPNQLNGNNDKFDIDENGSPLSVVRVMVAECLLQRVPFDPIDSSTVLRKLENDQNATAAEKAALREVGGESGAILAVEMALRSMAEENHGIELEEFVVSGKSRVMILNIDRNILVKELPESAQYQQQLESDLNQNHNQGNSNNGGVDVNNSGGFGMGGQVMQRPMPADMWMGGDMWNGPPRGGMVGPRGMMMGTRGMMQRPPLPMQQQQKQRTEEDDLKDLEALLNKKSFMEMQKSKTGEELLDLIHRPTAKETAVAAKFKTKGGSQLKEYCSALTKEDCRRQSGSFIACEKVHFRRIIAPHTDVSQGDCSFLDTCRHMKTCKYVHYELDPTPDVPPMMMGAPPKALKPQRAEYCSEVELGEPQWINCDIRNFKMEILGQFGVIMADPPWDIHMELPYGTMADDEMRNLNVPVLQTDGLIFLWVTGRAMELGRECLDLWGYKRVEEIIWVKTNQLQRIIRTGRTGHWLNHSKEHCLVGIKGNPEVNRNIDTDVIVAEVRETSRKPDEMYPLLERISPRTRKLELFARMHNTHAGWMSLGNQLEGVRLVDDGLRARFKAAYPDVMVQPSSPPRASAMEVESASQMRNPFAVTEPKSTAAHSAEHAALETAYISEEKPMAVDTDMAG; encoded by the exons ATGGAGACCCAATCAGATGGCACCTTCAACAGCAGCGATGACACTTCTTCAGTATCCACAATCAAAACCCTTCGTTCTAGACTAGAATCCCGAATTGAAACCCAGCACAATTCCCAACTCGACCTTATAGCATCACTCCGATCTTTAGTGCCTAACATTGTTTCTTCTCTTGATGTTTCTCTTCAAATCGTCTCTTCGTTCAATTACAAACCCTTTACCCCAACGCCTCCACTCCCCAACCCAACAAAAACAGCCATCGAAATCACAAACCCACCACAGAACCCGTCGAGTCCTCAAATCGGTATTCACTCAAAACCTGAAAGTTCCAATATTGACACCAAGAAACCGAAACCGAACCAATTGAATGGTAACAATGATAAGTTTGATATTGATGAAAATGGGTCTCCTTTGTCTGTTGTGAGGGTTATGGTTGCGGAGTGTTTATTGCAGAGAGTACCTTTTGATCCTATTGATTCTTCGACGGTTTTGAGGAAGCTGGAGAATGACCAGAATGCGACGGCGGCGGAGAAGGCTGCGTTGAGAGAGGTGGGTGGTGAGTCTGGTGCTATTCTTGCAGTTGAGATGGCTTTGAGGTCAATGGCTGAAGAGAATCATGGGATTGAGTTGGAGGAGTTTGTGGTTAGTGGTAAGTCTAGAGTTATGATTTTGAATATCGATAGAAATATATTAGTTAAGGAATTGCCTGAAAGTGCTCAGTATCAACAGCAGTTAGAGTCTGATTTAAATCAGAATCACAATCAGGGTAATAGTAATAATGGCGGGGTTGACGTGAATAACAGTGGAGGTTTTGGGATGGGAGGACAGGTAATGCAGAGACCAATGCCGGCAGATATGTGGATGGGTGGGGATATGTGGAATGGGCCTCCTAGAGGAGGGATGGTGGGTCCAAGGGGGATGATGATGGGAACGAGAGGGATGATGCAGAGACCACCATTGCCAATGCAGCAGCAGCAGAAGCAAAGAACTGAGGAAGATGATTTGAAAGATTTGGAAGCTTTGCTTAATAAGAAGTCATTTATGGAGATGCAGAAGTCCAAGACTGGAGAGGAGCTTTTGGACCTCATCCATCGGCCTACTGCCAAAGAAACTGCTGTGGCTGCTAAG TTCAAGACCAAAGGTGGTTCTCAACTGAAGGAGTACTGTTCAGCTCTAACAAAAGAGGATTGCAGGCGTCAATCGGGTTCCTTTATAGCATGTGAGAAG GTCCATTTTCGGCGAATTATTGCTCCTCATACTGACGTCAGTCAGGGTGACTGTTCTTTTCTAGACACTTGTCGTCACATGAAG ACATGCAAGTATGTTCATTATGAGCTTGACCCTACTCCTGATGTACCACCTATGATGATGGGTGCTCCCCCCAAAGCTTTAAAGCCCCAGCGTGCAGAGTATTGCTCAGAAGTAGAACTCGGTGAACCACAATGGATTAATTGTGATATTcgtaattttaaaatggagATTTTAGGGCAATTTGGAGTTATAATGGCTGATCCACCTTGGGATATTCATATGGAACTGCCTTATGGAACAATGGCTGATGATGAAATGAGAAACCTTAATGTTCCTGTATTACAGACTGATGGTTTGATTTTCCTTTGGGTTACTGGACGTGCAATGGAGCTTGGACGCGAGTG TTTGGATCTCTGGGGTTACAAGCGTGTTGAGGAGATAATATGGGTAAAGACTAATCAACTTCAGCGAATTATTAGAACAGGCCGGACAGGCCATTGGCTCAATCATAGCAAGGAGCATTGTCTTGTTGGAATTAAGGGAAACCCAGAAGTGAACAGGAATATTGATACTGACGTCATTGTTGCCGAGGTTCGAGAGACAAGCCGTAAGCCAGATGAG ATGTACCCTTTGCTGGAGAGGATTAGTCCAAGGACGAGAAAGCTTGAATTGTTTGCACGCATGCACAATACTCATGCTGG GTGGATGTCACTTGGTAATCAATTGGAGGGAGTGCGACTGGTTGATGATGGCCTGCGAGCTAGATTTAAGGCTGCTTACCCAGATGTTATGGTGCAACCTTCCTCTCCTCCCCGGGCTTCTGCTATGGAAGTAGAATCTGCTTCTCAAATGAGGAATCCTTTTGCAGTGACAGAACCAAAGTCAACTGCCGCACATTCAGCAGAGCATGCAGCTCTGGAGACGGCCTATATTTCTGAAGAGAAGCCAATGGCTGTAGATACTGATATGGCTGGCTGA
- the LOC8288827 gene encoding stellacyanin, whose translation MANLRSPKFMVLYAFQLIFLVHFQVSCYQYKVGDLDAWGIPTSANPKVYIFWSKYHTFKIGDSLLFLYPPSQDSVIQVTEQNYNSCNLTDPVLYMKNGNSLFNITANGHFYFTSGVPGHCEKKQKLHISVGNDSDISPSNGSSALPDTAAAPSYPTNFGTIPLPPSASSPTYRFSIFFSAVIGAVISAYINGIM comes from the exons ATGGCCAATCTTAGAAGTCCTAAGTTCATGGTCCTTTATGCTTTTCAGTTAATCTTTTTGGTGCATTTCCAAGTTTCCTGCTATCAGTACAAGGTTGGAGATTTAGATGCTTGGGGCATTCCCACTTCAGCAAACCCAAAAGTTTACATCTTTTGGTCCAAATATCACACCTTCAAGATTGGAGATTCTCTAT TGTTCTTGTATCCACCAAGTCAAGATTCAGTAATTCAGGTTACTGAGCAAAACTACAATTCTTGCAACCTGACAGATCCAGTTTTGTACATGAAAAATGGCAACTCTTTATTTAACATAACTGCAAATGGACATTTCTACTTCACTAGTGGAGTTCCAGGGCACTGTGAAAAGAAGCAGAAGCTACATATATCTGTTGGAAATGATTCAGATATCTCTCCTTCTAATGGTTCTAGCGCATTGCCTGACACTGCTGCAGCACCCTCTTACCCTACTAATTTTGGCACAATCCCGTTACCACCTTCCGCTTCTTCACCAACATACAGATTCTCAATCTTCTTCTCTGCTGTTATTGGTGCTGTGATTTCTGCATACATCAATGGCATCATGTGA
- the LOC8288828 gene encoding molybdate-anion transporter, protein MEMFYFMVFGGLAAVVAAIELSKTSRDRVNTTSAFNAFKNNYLLVYSLMMAGDWLQGPYVYYLYSTYGFGKGEIGQLFIAGFGSSMLFGTIVGSLADKQGRRRACVTYCITYILSCITKHSPEYKVLMLGRVLGGIATSLLFSAFESWLVAEHFKRGFDQQWLSVTFSKAIFLGNGLVAIMAGLFGNLLVDNLGLGPVAPFDAAACFLAIGMAIILSSWTENYGDTSESKDLLSQFKGAAVAIASDEKIALLGAIQSLFEGSMYTFVFLWTPALSPNGEDIPHGFIFATFMLASMLGSSIASRLMARSSIKVESYMQIVFIISAASLLLPVITSFLIVPSGVRGGGISFSACVQLLGFCTFEACVGIFWPSIMKMRSQYIPEEARSTIMNFFRIPLNIFVCVVLYNVDAFPIIVMFGMCSIFLFVASLLQRRLMIIAESQKSRSQDWTAMREMEAEPLNA, encoded by the exons atggaGATGTTCTACTTCATGGTTTTCGGAGGCCTAGCGGCTGTAGTGGCAGCCATAGAACTCAGCAAAACAAGCAGAGATCGAGTAAACACAACCTCTGCTTTCAATGCTTTCAAGAACAACTATCTTCTGGTTTATTCTCTCATGATGG CTGGGGATTGGTTGCAGGGTCCATATGTATACTATCTATACAGTACATATGGGTTTGGAAAGGGAGAGATTGGCCAGCTCTTTATTGCTGGCTTTGGATCTTCAATGTTATTTGGGACAATTGTTGGGTCTCTTGCTGACAAGCA GGGTCGGAGGAGAGCTTGTGTTACTTACTGCATAACTTACATCTTGAGTTGCATCACCAAACATTCTCCAGAGTACAAAGTCTTAATGTTGGGACGTGTTTTGGGAGGCATTGCAACTTCTCTACTCTTTTCTGCTTTTGAGTCTTGGCTTGTTGCAGAACACTTCAAG AGGGGTTTTGATCAACAATGGTTGTCAGTGACATTCTCAAAAGCAATATTTCTTGGCAATGGTTTGGTTGCCATTATGGCTGGGTTGTTTGGGAATTTACTAGTGGATAACTTGGGTCTTGGGCCTGTTGCTCCATTTGATGCTGCTGCATGTTTCCTTGCAATTGGCATGGCAATTATATTGTCATCTTGGACTGAAAATTATGGAGATACGTCAGAAAGCAAGGACTTACTTTCCCAATTTAAGGGTGCTGCCGTTGCCATTGCTTCTG ATGAAAAAATTGCATTGCTGGGTGCCATACAGTCCCTATTTGAAGGTTCAATGTACACTTTTGTGTTCCTTTGGACTCCTGCACTGAGCCCAAATGGTGAGGACATTCCACATGGTTTCATTTTTGCAACTTTTATGCTGGCTTCGATGTTGGGAAGCTCTATTGCATCTCGTTTGATGGCTCGCTCATCCATTAAAGTTGAGAGCTACATGCAGATTGTTTTCATAATCTCAGCAGCTTCACTTCTGCTTCCTGTTATAACAAGT TTCTTGATAGTACCTTCTGGAGTGAGAGGTGGAGGCATCTCATTTTCTGCGTGTGTCCAGCTTCTTGGCTTCTGCACATTTGAGGCCTGCGTTGGAATATTCTGGCCATCTATCATGAAGATGAGGTCCCAATATATTCCTGAAGAGGCTAGAAGCACCATCATGAACTTCTTCCGCATTCCTCTCAACATATTTGTGTGTGTTGTGTTGTATAAT GTTGATGCGTTCCCCATAATTGTAATGTTTGGCATGTGCtctatttttctctttgtgGCCTCTCTTTTGCAGAGGCGGCTTATGATTATTGCAGAAAGCCAAAAATCAA GATCGCAAGATTGGACAGCAATGAGGGAGATGGAAGCAGAACCATTAAATGCCTGA